From a single Ignavibacteria bacterium genomic region:
- a CDS encoding branched-chain amino acid transaminase has translation MAFESDYVWMEGQMVPFNEAKLHFLTSSLHYGTGVFEGIRSYSTPNGPAVFRLKDHLNRLIKSTQVLGMSDLQYSIDEIYNATIELVRINKMEECYIRPLVYIKEGGWNLTVDGVKIDLSIAVWKWTNYLGQEALKRGVRANVSSYPRHHPNIMMTKAKVAGNYVNSVLAKTESLRAGFDEAILLDPYGYVSECTGENIFLVRNGIIYTPPRTGVLEGVTRDSIIAVAKDRGYEVIEEQISRDQLYIADEVFVTGTASEVIALREIDNRKIGAGSMGPVSADLQEAYTKVIHGKDKNYEKWLDYIYTDDSDEAREAV, from the coding sequence ATGGCATTTGAATCAGATTATGTGTGGATGGAAGGGCAAATGGTTCCTTTTAACGAGGCCAAGTTACACTTTTTAACGAGTTCACTTCATTACGGTACAGGCGTTTTTGAAGGAATCCGCTCTTATTCTACTCCCAACGGACCAGCAGTCTTCAGACTTAAAGACCACCTTAACAGATTAATTAAGAGCACACAGGTTCTCGGCATGAGCGACCTCCAGTACTCAATAGACGAAATCTACAACGCAACTATAGAACTCGTGCGCATAAACAAAATGGAAGAGTGCTACATCAGGCCTCTTGTATATATCAAGGAAGGCGGCTGGAACCTTACTGTTGACGGAGTGAAAATTGACCTCTCTATTGCGGTCTGGAAGTGGACAAACTATTTAGGGCAGGAAGCACTGAAAAGGGGTGTAAGGGCAAACGTGTCCTCATATCCAAGGCACCATCCAAACATAATGATGACAAAAGCTAAAGTTGCCGGCAACTATGTCAATTCAGTGCTTGCAAAAACCGAAAGCCTGAGGGCGGGTTTTGATGAAGCTATACTGCTTGATCCCTACGGATATGTTTCAGAGTGCACGGGAGAAAATATTTTCTTAGTCCGTAACGGCATAATTTACACTCCTCCACGTACCGGCGTACTTGAAGGTGTTACACGCGACAGCATAATTGCGGTTGCAAAGGACCGCGGCTATGAAGTAATTGAAGAGCAGATCTCGCGCGACCAGCTTTATATTGCCGATGAGGTATTCGTTACCGGAACGGCCAGTGAGGTAATTGCCTTAAGAGAGATCGACAACAGGAAAATAGGCGCAGGCTCTATGGGACCCGTAAGCGCCGACCTGCAGGAGGCTTATACAAAAGTAATCCACGGCAAGGACAAAAATTACGAGAAATGGCTGGACTACATCTACACGGATGATTCCGATGAAGCCCGCGAAGCTGTTTAA
- a CDS encoding C1 family peptidase, with the protein MKNIFLLFLIILLRTVYPQEFGMGLNLDDPKFEASPLSAPLMRGDYENLPDSASLKEFSPHPGHQGSYGTCTAWASAYAARTILEAFKNRWSRDETDKNAFSPSFVYNQIRAIKDCSTGASLIDALNLLRDAGDMKLSEFGYDCSRDVTDQDKLKANPYKILEYREIAGRSTENKHRFVKKSLAENKPVVLAFDCPLSFISAKEAWMPDTADYKEWRRGHAITAVGYNDNKFGGAIEIINSWGNKWGKDGFTWIRYKDFDFFCKLAFELIDKSQNDSSKVDLSGSLIFKESTGREMKARYNGEFFIMEKPYPSNTVFELRISNNEPAYVYAFSSDLTFKTYKIFPFTERMLAYLPYRQNNVAIPDEESYNVLDTIPGISYFCFIYSKEALNLDSLMKIVEKGKGTFYDRIVSAFKDRMVSKKDVELKYKDGIIFSARSRGKTLIPVLVAIKHL; encoded by the coding sequence ATGAAAAACATTTTTCTACTCTTCCTGATCATTCTACTAAGGACAGTCTACCCGCAGGAGTTCGGGATGGGCCTTAACCTCGACGACCCGAAGTTCGAGGCATCCCCGCTTTCGGCACCTCTTATGAGGGGCGACTACGAGAACCTCCCCGACTCGGCCTCCCTGAAGGAGTTTTCTCCTCATCCCGGGCACCAGGGCTCATACGGAACTTGTACAGCCTGGGCTTCTGCATATGCGGCAAGAACCATTCTTGAAGCCTTTAAGAACAGGTGGAGCCGTGATGAAACAGATAAAAATGCCTTTTCCCCTTCTTTTGTCTATAACCAGATCAGGGCTATAAAGGACTGCTCGACGGGAGCTTCCTTAATCGACGCACTTAACCTTTTAAGAGATGCCGGCGACATGAAGCTGAGTGAGTTCGGCTACGACTGCTCCCGGGACGTGACGGATCAAGATAAACTGAAAGCCAATCCGTACAAGATCCTGGAGTACAGGGAAATCGCCGGCCGCAGTACAGAAAACAAGCACCGCTTCGTCAAGAAAAGCCTGGCCGAAAACAAGCCCGTCGTACTGGCATTCGACTGCCCTCTTTCATTTATTTCGGCAAAGGAAGCCTGGATGCCGGACACGGCAGACTACAAGGAATGGAGGCGCGGGCACGCAATTACGGCTGTCGGCTATAACGATAATAAGTTCGGAGGCGCAATTGAGATCATAAACAGCTGGGGAAATAAATGGGGTAAAGACGGCTTTACATGGATCAGATACAAGGACTTTGACTTCTTCTGCAAACTGGCCTTTGAGCTGATAGATAAATCCCAAAACGATTCATCAAAAGTTGACTTATCCGGCTCGCTTATATTTAAGGAAAGTACGGGGCGCGAAATGAAAGCGCGGTATAACGGCGAGTTCTTCATAATGGAGAAGCCTTATCCTTCAAATACAGTCTTTGAACTCAGAATCTCTAACAATGAACCCGCTTACGTCTACGCCTTCAGCAGTGATCTTACATTTAAGACATACAAAATATTCCCTTTCACTGAAAGAATGCTGGCATACCTCCCATACAGGCAGAACAACGTTGCCATTCCCGATGAGGAAAGCTATAACGTGCTGGACACAATTCCTGGAATTTCCTACTTCTGCTTTATCTATTCGAAAGAAGCGCTTAACCTCGACAGCCTGATGAAAATTGTTGAAAAAGGGAAAGGAACTTTCTACGACAGAATTGTTTCTGCCTTCAAAGACAGGATGGTCAGCAAAAAAGATGTTGAATTAAAGTATAAAGATGGTATCATATTCAGTGCAAGGAGCAGGGGGAAAACTTTAATTCCGGTGCTCGTGGCAATAAAGCATTTATAA
- a CDS encoding ABC transporter ATP-binding protein: protein MQESKIAGNNGYNPLIELKDVSKSYMEENLTERSVLHEVNAVINKGEIIIVLGRSGSGKSTILNLLSGIDLPSKGSILIDSTDITKLSEQERTLFRRGNVGFVFQFFNLIPTLTSMENLMLPLELNGVPPEEGKEKAQNMLKEIGLSDRAKSYPDQLSGGEQQRIAIARALIHEPSIILADEPTGNLDYDTGLVIISLLDNLVRKKGKTMVMATHSREVIGLADRILTVKEGKIIEFSASKVE from the coding sequence ATGCAGGAAAGTAAAATTGCAGGAAATAACGGCTATAATCCGCTTATCGAACTTAAAGATGTCTCGAAAAGCTATATGGAGGAAAACCTCACCGAACGCAGTGTGCTCCACGAGGTTAATGCCGTCATCAATAAAGGTGAAATTATTATCGTCCTGGGCCGTAGCGGCTCCGGGAAATCAACTATTCTTAACCTCTTAAGCGGAATCGACCTTCCGTCAAAGGGATCTATTTTAATCGACAGCACAGACATTACTAAACTTTCTGAACAGGAAAGAACCCTTTTCAGGCGCGGAAACGTAGGCTTTGTCTTCCAGTTCTTTAATCTTATTCCGACCCTTACATCCATGGAAAACCTTATGCTTCCCCTGGAGCTTAACGGAGTTCCTCCTGAGGAGGGAAAAGAAAAAGCACAAAATATGCTTAAGGAAATAGGTTTAAGCGACAGGGCTAAAAGCTACCCCGACCAGCTCTCAGGAGGCGAACAGCAGAGGATTGCTATTGCACGGGCGTTAATACATGAGCCTTCAATTATTCTTGCAGATGAACCTACAGGCAACCTGGACTACGATACGGGACTTGTAATTATAAGCCTGTTGGATAACCTCGTCCGGAAAAAAGGCAAGACCATGGTTATGGCTACACACAGCAGGGAGGTTATTGGACTTGCCGACAGAATACTCACGGTAAAGGAAGGAAAGATTATTGAATTTTCGGCTTCAAAGGTGGAATAA
- a CDS encoding T9SS type A sorting domain-containing protein: MKNLLVVLAIIIFAGLLMGQVKDKVPSYPMHGSAASRPHAQKTGSSTSEKNIWDIKLLWSLNNVTGNSGHAGIVYLNTSGDVWISRWNSDTLFVWTATTTNYIYPITIPGVTGVRAMTFDGTNIYAGSNTTDIMVINPETRTLKGTIKAPQTVRYVTYDPKADGGKGGLWIGNFSTDPQLISMSGTVLRTLSMSDLGTTGIYGAAYDGQTTGGPYLWFFGQADGYGSPQTISQVSIYTGKTTTLQHEMSYDIEAYAYNEGIYANADSMLAGGLCLVTGIFPGVVALGGIMQAYPDLIFAVEVGTAAAPPSTVTINRSFSFGDPKVSSSYRMLSLPGDVNIPLSQIFTDAGEHKKNWNAFYDNGKAENYLIEYDNSTAFTFRPGNAFWVVSKNALNVSAQVNPVTTDGLGMYEIPLHSGWNLISNPFTSEVSWASVKLANQLPANSLIYSWNGSWSNPASLSPYEGYYFNNTNNLTSLKLTENIPVGISASRLNKKAPYNPDKYIKGYLYSEGKELSPFYISIDKRAREGFDEFDYFTPPSDFYDECIYILNNDLETQYKHLFIDSRPDISEGQVYNLVLKNNINHPCQIRFEGMENFAGFEVCLADNYSKRFYNLRENPVVRIEPVTGKQELSLIIGKGSFIEEKKNSVLPKDFALFQNYPNPFNPYTIISYELPEESSVELKVFDVLGKEVVTLVDAVEIPGRHEVKFEAGRLPSGTYFYTLRSGRFTKTEKMVVLK; the protein is encoded by the coding sequence ATGAAAAACCTGTTAGTTGTTTTAGCCATAATTATTTTTGCCGGCCTACTCATGGGGCAGGTGAAGGATAAAGTCCCGTCTTACCCGATGCACGGATCCGCGGCTTCAAGGCCCCATGCACAGAAAACGGGTTCATCCACTTCAGAGAAAAACATATGGGATATTAAACTGCTCTGGAGCCTCAATAACGTTACCGGTAATTCGGGGCACGCGGGTATAGTTTACCTTAATACATCGGGCGACGTATGGATATCGCGCTGGAACAGCGACACGCTTTTTGTCTGGACTGCCACTACCACAAACTATATTTACCCAATTACAATCCCTGGCGTTACAGGCGTGAGGGCTATGACCTTTGACGGGACAAATATTTATGCCGGCAGCAATACGACAGACATAATGGTTATTAACCCGGAGACAAGAACGCTTAAAGGAACAATAAAGGCTCCGCAAACCGTAAGATATGTTACATACGACCCAAAGGCAGACGGGGGGAAAGGAGGCCTCTGGATAGGCAACTTTTCAACTGATCCGCAGCTGATTAGCATGAGCGGAACTGTCCTTAGGACACTTTCGATGTCTGACCTTGGGACGACAGGGATCTACGGTGCGGCTTATGACGGGCAGACTACAGGAGGGCCATACTTGTGGTTTTTCGGGCAGGCAGACGGCTACGGCAGTCCACAGACAATCTCACAGGTCAGCATTTACACCGGGAAAACTACAACACTGCAGCACGAAATGAGCTATGATATTGAAGCGTACGCATATAATGAGGGAATATATGCAAATGCCGACAGCATGCTTGCCGGAGGTTTGTGCCTGGTAACGGGAATCTTCCCCGGCGTAGTGGCACTTGGCGGGATAATGCAGGCATACCCCGACCTGATTTTTGCCGTTGAAGTCGGCACGGCAGCCGCACCCCCTTCTACAGTTACAATTAACCGCTCTTTCAGCTTCGGCGACCCAAAGGTGAGCTCGAGCTACAGGATGCTGAGTCTTCCGGGAGACGTAAATATCCCGCTTTCGCAGATTTTTACGGATGCAGGTGAGCACAAAAAAAACTGGAATGCGTTTTATGACAACGGCAAAGCTGAGAACTACCTCATTGAGTACGACAATTCCACTGCCTTTACATTCAGGCCCGGAAACGCCTTCTGGGTGGTCAGCAAGAATGCTCTTAACGTTTCAGCGCAGGTCAATCCCGTTACAACCGATGGCCTGGGAATGTATGAAATTCCTCTTCACAGCGGGTGGAATCTTATATCAAACCCTTTTACTTCAGAGGTTTCATGGGCATCTGTAAAACTTGCTAACCAGCTGCCGGCCAACAGCCTCATATACTCATGGAACGGGAGCTGGAGTAACCCTGCCTCACTTTCGCCATATGAAGGCTATTATTTCAATAACACGAATAACCTCACTTCACTGAAACTAACCGAGAACATCCCGGTAGGCATATCCGCCTCACGGTTAAATAAGAAGGCTCCTTACAATCCCGACAAGTATATAAAGGGGTATTTATATTCAGAGGGAAAAGAACTCTCCCCCTTTTATATTTCAATTGATAAAAGAGCCAGGGAAGGCTTTGATGAATTTGACTATTTTACTCCCCCCTCGGATTTTTATGATGAATGCATTTACATTCTGAATAATGATCTTGAGACGCAGTATAAGCACCTCTTCATCGACAGCCGTCCTGATATCTCAGAGGGGCAGGTGTATAATCTAGTACTAAAAAATAATATAAATCATCCCTGCCAAATAAGATTTGAAGGCATGGAAAACTTTGCAGGCTTTGAAGTCTGCCTGGCAGATAATTATTCAAAGAGGTTTTATAATCTCAGAGAAAATCCCGTTGTCAGAATTGAGCCAGTAACCGGAAAGCAGGAGTTAAGCCTGATAATTGGGAAAGGCAGTTTTATTGAAGAGAAGAAAAATAGTGTACTGCCAAAGGATTTCGCGCTTTTTCAGAACTATCCCAATCCATTTAATCCTTACACAATTATCTCATATGAACTCCCTGAAGAAAGCAGTGTAGAGTTAAAAGTTTTCGATGTGCTCGGCAAAGAAGTAGTAACCCTCGTGGATGCAGTTGAAATCCCCGGGCGTCATGAAGTCAAGTTCGAGGCTGGCAGGCTGCCCAGCGGAACATATTTCTATACATTAAGATCGGGTAGATTCACTAAAACAGAGAAGATGGTAGTTCTTAAATGA
- a CDS encoding carotenoid 1,2-hydratase, translated as MKKTVVMIIIALITLSAGAYLLTQRSRRAGEINTSLSVSKAMSGGDTAGYKRAINPRKFIFPEDYGPHPGYKTEWWYFTGNLQSEDGHHFGYQLTIFRTAISHDSLKGSSPWRSSQVYMGHFTLTDIENDRFYNFERFSRGAESLAGAAARPFRVWLEDWEIKEIKGEESNGIPVLHLKAEEKGISIEFTLKSMKPVVLQGDQGLSRKGPERGDASYYYSLTRLQTYGTVKINNTDFNIRGLSWMDREWSTSALSRSQAGWDWFSLQLNNSKEIMYYQMRLKSGEADRFSSGLVVNGDGHTEPVKKEDVKIEVLGKWTSPLGGEYPSGWKLSIPSKGIYLEIIPYVRNQELNVSVRYWEGAVKIKGTWNSRPVEGTGYVELTGYGEVL; from the coding sequence ATGAAAAAAACTGTAGTTATGATAATAATTGCTCTTATCACCCTTTCTGCAGGAGCCTATCTTCTTACACAAAGAAGCCGGAGAGCTGGGGAGATAAATACCAGTCTTTCAGTTTCAAAAGCGATGTCGGGAGGCGACACGGCGGGATATAAAAGAGCAATTAACCCGCGTAAATTTATTTTCCCTGAAGACTATGGGCCCCATCCGGGCTACAAAACCGAGTGGTGGTACTTTACAGGGAATCTGCAGTCAGAGGATGGGCATCATTTCGGCTACCAGCTCACCATTTTCCGCACCGCCATTTCACACGACTCTCTTAAGGGCTCCTCCCCATGGAGAAGCAGTCAGGTTTATATGGGGCACTTTACGCTTACTGATATAGAAAACGACAGATTCTACAATTTTGAACGCTTCAGCCGCGGGGCAGAATCGCTTGCCGGCGCCGCGGCACGTCCATTCCGTGTGTGGCTGGAGGACTGGGAGATAAAGGAAATTAAAGGAGAGGAAAGTAACGGCATTCCGGTGCTCCATCTTAAAGCTGAAGAAAAAGGTATATCAATTGAATTTACATTAAAAAGCATGAAACCCGTGGTCCTCCAGGGAGATCAGGGCTTAAGCCGGAAAGGCCCTGAACGGGGGGATGCTTCATACTACTACTCGCTTACAAGGCTTCAGACTTATGGAACAGTTAAGATAAATAACACGGACTTTAACATAAGAGGCCTTTCATGGATGGACCGCGAATGGAGCACCAGCGCCCTAAGCCGCAGCCAGGCGGGCTGGGACTGGTTTTCTCTTCAGCTTAATAATTCAAAAGAGATAATGTACTACCAGATGAGGCTTAAAAGCGGCGAGGCAGACAGGTTTTCAAGCGGACTCGTTGTAAATGGGGATGGGCATACAGAACCCGTTAAAAAAGAAGATGTCAAGATTGAAGTGCTTGGGAAGTGGACAAGTCCCTTGGGAGGAGAATATCCTTCGGGCTGGAAGCTTTCAATCCCCTCAAAGGGTATTTATCTCGAAATAATTCCTTATGTTAGGAACCAGGAATTAAACGTTTCCGTAAGATACTGGGAAGGGGCGGTAAAGATTAAAGGAACATGGAACAGCCGTCCTGTTGAAGGCACCGGATACGTTGAACTGACAGGTTATGGTGAAGTGTTATAA
- a CDS encoding YwbE family protein gives MDGKNRKDITPGLRVSIVLKQDQRTGKRTEGVVKDILTSSKSHPHGIKVRLEDGQVGRVQEILESW, from the coding sequence ATGGACGGCAAAAACCGCAAAGATATAACGCCCGGATTGAGGGTTTCAATTGTATTAAAGCAGGATCAGAGGACTGGAAAGAGAACTGAAGGAGTGGTTAAGGATATACTTACCTCATCAAAATCTCATCCGCACGGCATCAAGGTGCGCCTCGAGGACGGCCAGGTAGGCCGCGTGCAGGAGATCTTGGAATCCTGGTAG
- a CDS encoding caspase family protein produces the protein MGKIILLLVFAFCINVYAQIKGTSRTGRLKSKKEIVTDNIPPEITLKEPEVDNGGEISVNSGKLSIRGEVKDSGPIKSLRLNEQMLSLAADNSFSTEYTLQEGLNSFLLTATDANNNSSSITFSINLKARNEPPSISILEPVPNSSNEASVKEKKAVVRVNVTDKDGIKEVRINKQKARLLGKTEYYINLDLKDGLNPVQVVATDKKGAASDFSFSIITRIDKQGPKIKITEPLVSRGIKVIRKSETVMVRGRAEDENGVYEVSINNIKASLEPDGNFSLNMFLQVGDNKLTVKALDKNLNASIDTFTITRKLVDVLTGGRYFGLIIGINSYSGYWPSLRCAVNDAKEISKILKDRYRFDSVITILDKDATRRNIMQSLEWLSNNLNKDDNLLIFYAGHGQFNKVLNKGYWVPVDANVNSVADYIANSEVRTFLAGIPSRHTLLITDACFAGDIFRGGKGETVAFDPNNMDKYYREVYRRQSRLALTSGGVEEVQDNGKDGHSIFTYYLLKALKENKSRYMDASQLYNDLRIGVANNSEQTPMLQVVKDTYDEGGQFIFVLQEEE, from the coding sequence ATGGGAAAGATCATATTGCTGCTAGTCTTTGCCTTCTGCATAAACGTTTATGCTCAGATTAAAGGCACTTCCAGGACAGGAAGGCTAAAATCAAAAAAGGAAATTGTCACAGATAATATCCCTCCTGAGATTACACTGAAAGAGCCGGAAGTAGATAACGGCGGTGAAATCTCTGTTAACTCCGGAAAGCTAAGTATCAGGGGAGAGGTTAAAGACTCCGGCCCCATTAAGTCGCTGAGGTTAAATGAGCAGATGCTTAGCCTTGCGGCAGATAATTCCTTCAGCACGGAATACACTCTCCAGGAGGGGCTTAACAGCTTTCTTCTTACCGCAACCGACGCTAATAATAATTCGTCATCAATAACTTTTTCCATAAACCTCAAAGCCCGTAATGAACCGCCTTCAATATCCATACTGGAGCCCGTACCCAACAGCAGCAATGAGGCATCCGTTAAGGAAAAGAAGGCCGTGGTGAGGGTTAATGTTACAGATAAAGACGGGATAAAGGAAGTCCGCATAAATAAACAGAAGGCCCGCCTGCTCGGGAAAACCGAATATTACATTAATCTGGACCTGAAGGACGGCCTTAATCCGGTTCAGGTAGTAGCTACGGATAAAAAAGGCGCAGCCTCAGACTTCAGTTTCAGCATAATAACGCGCATTGACAAACAGGGGCCTAAGATAAAAATTACGGAACCACTGGTATCAAGAGGCATTAAAGTAATAAGGAAAAGCGAAACCGTTATGGTCAGGGGCAGGGCTGAAGATGAAAACGGGGTTTATGAAGTATCAATAAATAACATTAAGGCTTCTCTTGAGCCCGACGGAAATTTCTCGCTTAACATGTTCCTGCAGGTGGGAGACAACAAACTGACCGTGAAGGCGCTCGACAAAAACCTTAATGCCTCAATTGACACCTTTACAATTACAAGAAAACTCGTTGACGTTCTTACAGGCGGAAGGTACTTCGGCCTCATTATCGGAATAAATTCCTACAGCGGCTACTGGCCTTCTCTGCGCTGCGCTGTAAACGACGCCAAAGAGATCAGCAAAATATTAAAAGACCGATACAGGTTTGATTCAGTAATTACAATTCTGGACAAGGATGCCACCAGGCGCAACATTATGCAGAGCCTCGAATGGCTTTCAAATAACCTTAATAAAGATGACAACCTGCTGATATTTTATGCCGGGCATGGACAGTTTAACAAGGTATTGAACAAGGGCTACTGGGTTCCCGTTGATGCAAATGTCAACTCTGTTGCCGATTACATTGCAAACAGTGAAGTTAGGACCTTCCTGGCGGGCATACCATCCAGGCACACGCTCTTAATTACAGATGCCTGTTTTGCAGGCGACATCTTCAGGGGCGGCAAGGGTGAGACTGTGGCTTTTGACCCCAACAATATGGATAAGTATTACAGGGAGGTCTACCGCAGGCAGTCGAGGCTGGCACTCACTTCAGGCGGAGTTGAAGAAGTGCAGGATAACGGGAAAGACGGTCATTCAATTTTCACTTACTATCTGCTTAAAGCCTTAAAGGAAAACAAGAGCCGGTACATGGATGCTTCTCAGCTTTATAATGACCTCAGGATCGGCGTAGCCAACAACTCCGAACAGACACCTATGCTGCAGGTGGTAAAGGATACATATGATGAGGGAGGCCAGTTTATATTTGTTCTGCAGGAGGAAGAGTAG
- a CDS encoding FtsX-like permease family protein produces the protein MNRVLNRSAFNYLLRHPLQLVLSLLGIALGVAVVVGIDLANAGASRAFELSMESVAGKSTHQITGGPKGLPDSVYSYLKIRKQINPMAPVVEGNVAIVRPALRAFTLLGVDPFSEKPFRSYLSPISGKITGDISAFMAKPGSIIISTRTAGQLGLRENDTLTLKIGGSYKKVKVLGLIEGENERSRNILDNLILSDISTAQELLNMPGYLSRIDLIIPDSPQGEEMLKKVKENIPPGSSVLRSETRTKIASDMLKAFDINLTALSLLALIVGMFLIYNTMTFSVLQRRTYIGLLRSIGVTQKEIFRIFLTEASILAAAGTILGILGGIVLAKGMLRLVTQTINDLYLVLSVRELNISLFSLAKGAFVGIGATLLAALKPSLEASSVPPRLALSRSDQEIKLRRKIPRLALMGIVMLLLGAGILSLPERSIILSYIGILPVILGFSLLTPLMIFYSMKFLSLITGKLFGLTGRMASGSIVSQISRTAVAVAALSIAVSASVGIGTMVNSFRQTVLTWLNGNLEADIYISPPGLVLRNNDATMDSALVKRIEALPEVEDYNFYREITLNTGNDEMRIFALNVGPRSYNDFKFKEGNPEKFWSGFREGDVVMVTEPYAYRHNIKTGDLISIPTEKGNINFSVGGVYYDYASDLGMVTMAFDTYKKYWKEHSISGLSLFLKKGVKRDSLINYIRTMPGPDEEILVRSSNYLRKASIDVFDRSFMITNVLQVLAIVVAFIGILSSLMALLLERSREFAILRASGMTPLQLWKLLTIQTGLMGILAGVLSLPLGNVLAWILIYIINRRSFGWTMQYLVLPEVLIEALLVAISAALLAGIYPALKMARTSPALALREE, from the coding sequence ATGAACCGCGTATTAAACCGATCCGCCTTCAATTACCTTCTCAGGCATCCTTTGCAGCTTGTTTTGTCACTGCTTGGCATTGCGCTCGGCGTTGCAGTTGTAGTTGGAATTGACCTTGCTAATGCCGGGGCATCGAGGGCTTTTGAACTTTCAATGGAAAGCGTTGCCGGAAAATCAACTCACCAGATAACAGGAGGGCCTAAGGGACTGCCCGACTCTGTCTACTCCTATCTTAAAATCAGGAAGCAAATAAATCCCATGGCTCCTGTTGTTGAAGGAAATGTGGCAATTGTGCGCCCTGCATTGAGAGCCTTTACATTACTGGGAGTGGACCCTTTTTCGGAAAAGCCTTTCCGCTCATACCTCTCCCCCATCAGCGGGAAAATAACAGGAGACATTTCGGCCTTTATGGCTAAACCCGGCTCTATAATTATTTCTACCAGAACAGCCGGCCAGCTGGGGCTCCGTGAGAATGACACTCTTACACTCAAAATCGGGGGCAGCTATAAAAAAGTTAAAGTGCTAGGCCTCATAGAAGGGGAAAATGAAAGGAGCAGGAATATTCTTGACAACCTGATACTTTCTGACATTTCAACGGCACAGGAACTCCTTAATATGCCGGGTTACTTAAGCCGCATCGACCTCATAATTCCGGATAGCCCGCAGGGGGAAGAAATGTTAAAAAAGGTTAAAGAGAATATTCCCCCGGGTTCATCAGTTCTAAGATCGGAGACACGGACAAAAATAGCATCCGATATGCTTAAGGCTTTTGACATTAACCTTACAGCCTTAAGCCTCCTTGCCTTGATTGTAGGGATGTTCCTGATCTATAACACCATGACTTTTTCCGTCCTGCAGAGGCGCACATACATTGGGCTTCTGCGTTCAATTGGTGTAACACAGAAGGAGATTTTCAGGATATTTTTAACCGAGGCATCTATTCTTGCCGCTGCCGGCACCATTCTAGGCATACTTGGAGGCATTGTGCTTGCCAAGGGAATGCTGAGGCTTGTTACACAGACAATAAACGACCTCTACCTGGTGCTTTCTGTAAGGGAGCTTAACATTTCACTCTTCAGCCTTGCCAAAGGAGCCTTTGTTGGAATCGGAGCCACACTCCTTGCCGCACTTAAGCCGTCTCTTGAGGCTTCTTCCGTTCCGCCCCGCCTGGCCTTAAGCCGCAGCGACCAGGAAATTAAATTAAGAAGGAAAATCCCGAGGCTTGCCCTTATGGGTATAGTAATGCTTTTGCTGGGAGCAGGCATTTTATCGCTTCCCGAAAGAAGCATCATACTAAGTTACATTGGAATTCTTCCCGTAATACTGGGCTTCAGCCTTCTTACTCCCTTAATGATATTTTACTCCATGAAATTCCTGAGCCTAATTACAGGAAAACTTTTCGGCCTTACGGGACGTATGGCTTCAGGCAGCATTGTCTCACAGATAAGCAGAACGGCAGTTGCCGTTGCGGCCCTCAGCATTGCGGTTTCTGCTTCTGTCGGCATCGGCACTATGGTCAATAGCTTCCGCCAGACAGTCCTAACGTGGCTTAACGGCAACCTTGAAGCCGACATTTATATTTCACCTCCGGGGCTTGTGCTCAGGAATAACGACGCGACAATGGATTCCGCGCTCGTAAAAAGGATTGAGGCACTTCCTGAAGTAGAGGATTATAACTTCTACCGCGAGATAACTCTGAATACGGGGAATGATGAGATGAGGATCTTTGCGCTTAACGTGGGTCCCAGGAGCTACAACGACTTTAAGTTCAAGGAGGGAAATCCAGAAAAGTTCTGGTCCGGGTTCCGGGAAGGTGACGTTGTAATGGTAACTGAGCCCTATGCATACAGGCATAATATTAAGACAGGTGACTTAATTTCAATACCGACTGAAAAAGGGAATATTAATTTCAGCGTAGGCGGGGTTTATTACGATTATGCCTCCGACCTCGGTATGGTTACAATGGCCTTCGACACTTATAAAAAATACTGGAAGGAACACTCAATTTCAGGCTTATCACTTTTCTTAAAGAAAGGCGTAAAGCGCGACAGCCTTATTAACTATATCCGCACCATGCCGGGGCCTGATGAAGAGATACTCGTCCGCTCAAGCAACTACCTGAGAAAGGCTTCAATTGATGTATTCGACCGGTCGTTCATGATAACAAACGTTCTGCAGGTTCTGGCAATTGTAGTTGCTTTCATCGGAATTCTGAGCTCTCTTATGGCGCTCCTGCTTGAACGCAGCCGCGAGTTTGCCATTCTGCGCGCAAGCGGCATGACTCCCCTTCAGCTCTGGAAGCTCCTTACAATACAGACGGGCCTTATGGGAATACTTGCCGGCGTGCTCTCGCTTCCACTTGGAAATGTGCTTGCATGGATACTGATTTATATCATTAACCGCAGGTCCTTCGGCTGGACGATGCAATATCTGGTACTGCCTGAAGTTTTAATTGAGGCCCTTCTTGTTGCCATTAGTGCGGCTCTTTTGGCAGGAATTTATCCCGCCCTTAAGATGGCGCGCACCTCCCCGGCCCTTGCACTCAGGGAGGAATAG